A region from the Phycisphaerales bacterium genome encodes:
- a CDS encoding DUF2924 domain-containing protein: protein MALNIHAELKRLGTLKTPQLKARYAELFGEPTRCNNRPYLIKRICWRIQADAEGDLSERARQRAAELADDADLRLQAPNGSAGPTTISAAASPARAIASLRVSRASDVPMPGSTLWRTYKGKAYSVIVLPKGFECEGKVYRSLSAVANAITGSHWNGAKFFADSMKIASKERASAEVGPEAAS from the coding sequence ATGGCGCTGAACATCCACGCGGAACTCAAGCGGCTCGGGACGCTCAAGACGCCGCAGCTCAAGGCCCGCTACGCCGAGCTCTTCGGCGAACCCACGCGGTGCAACAACCGCCCGTACCTCATCAAGCGCATCTGCTGGCGGATCCAGGCCGACGCGGAGGGTGACCTTTCCGAGCGAGCCCGCCAGCGGGCGGCCGAACTGGCCGACGACGCGGACCTGCGCCTGCAGGCACCCAACGGGTCGGCCGGGCCAACGACGATCAGTGCGGCGGCGTCCCCCGCGCGAGCCATCGCGTCGCTCCGAGTTTCGCGGGCCAGCGACGTGCCGATGCCCGGGTCGACGCTGTGGCGGACCTACAAGGGCAAGGCCTACAGCGTGATCGTGCTGCCCAAGGGCTTTGAGTGCGAGGGCAAGGTCTACCGCTCGCTCTCGGCGGTGGCCAACGCGATCACCGGCAGCCACTGGAACGGCGCGAAGTTCTTCGCTGACTCGATGAAGATCGCCTCGAAAGAGCGGGCCTCGGCTGAGGTTGGTCCGGAGGCCGCATCATGA
- a CDS encoding recombinase family protein gives MNAAATSKTPGLIRCAIYTRKSSEEGLEQEFNSLDAQRESGELYVSSQRSEGWVCLPDRYDDGGYTGGNMERPGLKQLMADIDAGKVDCVVVYKVDRLSRSLLDFARIMEVFDRKKVSFVSVTQQFNTTHSMGRLTLNILLSFAQFEREIISERTRDKIAATRRKGKWFGGKPILGYDVVAGKLVVNRDEAFRVRELFAIYIETRSVRATTEEALKRGWTTKSWTQKDGTKVGGLPLTNPYVHRVLTNVSYLGKVQHHDQLFEGEHEAIIEPSLWKRAATILEANGRDKGSDVRNAHNGLLKGLVRCRNCDKPMSHTFTTKAGKRTYRYYACHAAQSRGYHTCPSKSIPAEQLESFVVDRLRALGRDRELVATILDRARAQSRELTAQLEERRATLQRELRWLASDERRAGASSDADRLAEVAERSRQIGEQIREIEEEIADAAKTELRRDQVDAAFAEFRPLWDQLSTRERTELLRSLIKTIEYDGKAGEVTLVFHPESSRLAAECKS, from the coding sequence ATGAACGCGGCCGCCACCTCCAAGACGCCCGGGCTGATCCGCTGCGCGATCTACACCCGTAAGAGCAGCGAGGAGGGCCTCGAGCAGGAGTTCAACTCCCTGGACGCGCAGCGCGAGAGCGGAGAGCTCTACGTCAGCAGCCAGCGTTCGGAGGGGTGGGTGTGCCTGCCCGACCGCTACGACGACGGCGGGTACACCGGCGGCAACATGGAGCGGCCGGGCCTCAAGCAGCTCATGGCCGACATCGACGCGGGCAAGGTCGACTGCGTGGTGGTCTACAAGGTGGACCGTCTAAGCCGCTCGCTGCTGGACTTCGCCCGGATCATGGAGGTGTTCGACCGCAAGAAGGTCTCGTTCGTCAGCGTCACGCAGCAGTTCAACACAACGCACTCGATGGGTCGCCTGACGCTGAACATCCTGCTGTCGTTCGCGCAGTTCGAGCGTGAGATCATCTCCGAGCGCACGCGGGACAAGATCGCGGCCACCCGCCGCAAGGGCAAGTGGTTCGGCGGCAAACCCATCCTCGGGTACGACGTCGTGGCCGGGAAGCTCGTCGTCAACCGCGACGAGGCGTTCCGGGTGCGGGAGCTCTTCGCGATCTACATCGAGACCCGGTCGGTGCGAGCAACGACGGAGGAGGCGCTCAAGCGCGGGTGGACGACCAAGAGCTGGACACAGAAGGACGGCACCAAGGTCGGCGGCCTGCCGCTGACCAACCCCTACGTCCACCGCGTCCTGACCAACGTCTCCTATCTCGGCAAGGTGCAGCACCACGACCAACTGTTTGAGGGCGAGCACGAGGCGATCATCGAACCGTCGCTGTGGAAGCGAGCGGCGACGATCCTCGAGGCCAATGGGCGCGACAAGGGAAGCGACGTCCGCAACGCGCACAACGGGCTGCTCAAGGGTCTGGTCCGCTGCCGCAACTGCGACAAGCCGATGTCGCACACGTTCACGACCAAGGCGGGCAAGCGCACGTACCGCTACTACGCCTGCCACGCGGCCCAGAGCCGGGGCTACCACACCTGCCCGTCCAAGTCGATCCCCGCCGAGCAGTTGGAGTCTTTCGTGGTCGACCGATTGCGGGCGCTGGGCCGCGACCGGGAACTGGTCGCCACGATCCTTGATCGGGCCCGGGCCCAGTCGCGGGAGTTGACGGCGCAGCTGGAGGAGCGCCGCGCGACGCTCCAGCGCGAGCTCCGCTGGCTCGCGAGCGACGAGCGCCGCGCCGGGGCCTCCAGCGACGCGGATCGGCTGGCGGAGGTGGCGGAGCGCTCGCGGCAGATCGGAGAGCAGATCCGCGAGATCGAGGAAGAGATCGCCGACGCCGCCAAGACTGAACTCCGCCGCGACCAGGTGGACGCGGCGTTCGCGGAGTTCCGCCCGCTGTGGGACCAGCTGAGCACGCGCGAGCGCACCGAGCTGCTCCGCTCGCTGATCAAGACCATCGAGTACGACGGCAAGGCGGGCGAGGTGACACTGGTCTTCCACCCCGAGTCGTCCCGCCTGGCCGCGGAGTGCAAGTCATGA